The genomic stretch TCAACGTAGCAATCCACATTGATTCACAAACAATGCACTAGAAGATGTGGGCTTGTGCCCACATTATGTACTCTAGAAGATGTCTTAATTTTGCAGAGATGTGTTCTTATCTTAGTCTATGTGTATAATTGCATCTTTCTCAACAAAAGAGTATACATGTAggtcagggggggggggggagattttGGGGGGCTGTTCACGTGTCTGGTTGGGTATGTCCTTCGGAGACATCCAATGAACTCCAAGTATCAAGATTGGAGTGCCGCGAATCATATCTTCCCAATCCAATGTCGGCCGTTGGACACTTGCAAAGGAAGATAGCAAGACATGTACTTAGAAGTTAGAACTCATACTGTGGGTTCTGTATTCTGGATAACGAAATGAGATAAGAAAGGAAGCGCGTGAATGCTAGTGACTTGTCTACAGTGTACACATGATACCGCCGACTTCAGCTAAAGGTAATGGTGTTGGTGTGAGGTCTCATTGCACATACCCACCACACCTACACAAAGAAACCACAATTTTAAGCTGGCTAGCCGGTCAATCTGAGAAGGAAAAAAATTGCATAAACAACTGCAGGCAATAATAAGATTGGATTTTGCTGATTGTAATTGTGAATAACGGTGCATTTTCACCATATTCGGTGCAAACATAAATTCAAACCTACCTTGAACGCTACGGATTTGAAAGGCCAGATGATATAGCAATTAAGGGGCTGTAGTTTCAAGTTTGGTGGTGCTTCTCGAGCATCGATCCTCGAGCTCAGGGGTGAAAACCCCATATCTAGCCTTGGCTATTTAGGCAAAGCAGTGATCACAGTTTTCGTCCCGTGCACGAGACGTCCCGTGCATGAAAATATTAGGTTCATCGTGAATCATTATGTATCAGATTTTCGAAACACAATGAAACCTAATATTATTTGTAGCACGAATCGCGGAGcaggaaacaaagcaaaacaaatgGCAACCACGTGCATGGGATGTCCCGTGCATGAGAGAAAGACATTTCTAAACGAAGATTGTGCTTAGAGTTTGCTCTGACGTGCGCTCCAAGGTCTCCATGTCGATGATTTATCATGTCTTCTTTTTTTACGAATTTTGTTATGTGCATCCTTCAGGTCAAACTGTTGCACATGTTAGATTGTCTCAATGCGTTCATATAGTGCCCATAAGGAACCTCGTAGTGCTGATAACGATAAGGAAAGCATGGGTAGTCGGGATGGCTCATGGCTGTAGCTCCCTTTGTGTAGCAACTACTCAAAATTTTCTGAATCACACCAAATTATTTATAAATGGTAGATAACTAATTCATCAGGAGGGAGCCTAGGACCGGGTAAACCTGACCCTGATAACAAATTTACGAAATGAAACTGGAGAGAGACGTTAGATGGATGCGGCATGCAGCAGAGGATAGCAGTCGATCGATCGTCAGTTGCACAAATTGAGGAAAGCAGGCCAAAAATGGCGCAGGATCTTATCAGTCGACAAGTGATCGACAGCTGCTGCACTCGTCACTTCCCACTCCTGCTACCCGCTACTTCCGCTCGCTCCGCCGTCTCCGGACATCTGCGCGCGGCAGCAAATCTTTGTGAATGGGTGGCTACAtgccggagggcggcggcggccgtgccgCCCGCGCAGGACGGTAcccgcctctcgcctccctcgtcgtctCCACCATCGCCGCCTTCTCCGCCGTCATCGTCATCGCCGTCCTCCACTCGGTCTGTCCCGCCGTTCATTCTTGCATTCTTCTATTCGATTCGCGTTCGGTCAATCAATCTCTACTGATCGGATCGAGCAGCAAAGTTTTCAACAGATTGATCACGACGAACAATGCGAATTTTCACATCGATTTCTTCTGTGTGTCTGCGCGTCGATGGTGACGATGGTAAACTGGTGTTTGCAGGCGTACGACGACGCTCTGTCCCGGACGCGGACGCTGCTGGGGCACAACCTGGAGCCGACGCCGTGGCACCCGTTCCCGCACGACAagggccgcccgccgccgcgcgccgcgctCCGGTGCGCCTCCTACCTCGCCTGCCTCCCGCCGCTCTCGCAGCCGCGGCCGGCTGCGGCGGCGCTGGCACCCAACAACGCGtcgacgaggccgcggcggcagtgcCCGTCCTACTTCTCCGCCATCCACCGCGACCTCGCGCCCTGGAAGCGCCGCGCCGATGGCGTTGGCGGCGTCACGCGCGCTCTGCTCGAGTCAGCCCGCGCCAGGGCATCCATGCGCGTCACCATCACCGGCGGCGGGACGCGGCTGCACGTGGACCTCTACTACGCGTGCGTGCAGAGCCGCGCGCTCTTCACGGTGTGGAGCCTCCTGCAGCTGATGCGGCGGCACCCCGGCCGCGTCCCCGACGTGGACCTCATGTTCGACTGCATGGACCGGCCCGCCATCAACCGCACCGAGCACAGCGGCGAGGgcgcgcccccgccgccgccgctgttccgGTACTGCACCACCCGCGACCACTTCGACATCCCGTTCCCGGACTGGTCCTTCTGGGGCTGGCCGGAGACGCACATCGAGCCGTGGAGCCGCGAGTTCAAGAGCATCCGGCAGGGCGCCAAGAAGGTGCGGTGGCCGGACCGGGTGCCCACCGCGTACTGGAAGGGCAACCCGGACGTGGCGTCGCCGCTCCGGCTCGCCCTCCTCGCCTGCAACGACACCAACCTCTGGCGAGCCGAGATCATGCGCCAGGTACTTAATCCACCTTCTTCACCTTGTAAAACTCCATCAATGATGAACGCCGGTGGTGCATGCTGAacaatcaatcaatcaatcacGGTAATGCAGAACTGGGACGAGGAGGCGAGGTCCGGGTACCAGAACTCGAAGCTATCGAGCCAGTGCACGCACCGGTACAAGATCTACGCGGAGGGGTTCGCGTGGTCGGTGAGCCTGAAATACATCCTCTCCTGCGGCTCGACGGCGCTGCTGATCGACCCGCTGTACCAGGACTTCTTCAGCCGGGGGCTGGAGCCGCGGGTGAACCACCTGCCGGTGAGCACCGTCGGGATGTGCGAGTCCATCAGGGACGCCGTGGAGTGGGGCAACGCGCACCCGGACGAGGCGGAGCGCGTCGGGCGGCGCGGGCAGCGGCTGATGCAGGACCTGGCCATGGACGCCGTCTACGACTACATGCTGCACCTGCTCACCGAGTACGCCAAGCTGCAGGACTtccggccggcgccgccgcccacgGCGCAGGAGGCCTGCGTCGGCTCCGTGCTCTGCCTCGCCGACGCGCATCAGAGGAGGTTCCTCGAGGcgtccgccgcgtcgccggccaCTGCCGAGCCGTGCTCCATGCCTCCCGACGTCTGAGTCTGACTGATCAAAGCCAAGCTGCGATCGGAGTGGAGATCGAACATTCCTTGTGTCCAGCGTAAAGTGCATGGCCCCCCTAAATCCAGGCCGTGCTTGGACTTGTACACGTTCGTGGGCGATGCTTATTGGGAGGTTTAATTAGTGGCAGCGATAGAGGAATTAGGTTAGTCTCGGCGCGTCTCAGTTTTGATGCCGATTTTTTTCTGAACTAGTGTTGATCCATCTCTAATaaagaaaacattttttttcgaaatgggagcaaagccccggcctctgcatcgaaaTGATGCACAcgttttttttttacttattaATGGCAACACGAATATCAAATATCAAGGTTTACAATTCATGGATCATAAAGGGTTGATACAAAGATCAGCCAACGGAACAAGAAAAACATGGCTCGCTTATGCATCCTGGAGACGTCTAGTATAAAGCCAACCACCCTGACCGAAAATAGCTCGTACAACCGCCATCGCCGATTGCATCCAGTATCCAAAGGTTCCCGATGCTCCGTGGGAAGAAGGTAGGACCACATGTGAATTGATGAAGTAGCCCTATTACGTCAATTCTAGATCGCCTAAAACTAAAGCACAAACCCCTACTCGAATGAGCGCCTTAGTTTTTTACCAAttccatttaaccaattgccaAACAGATTAGTAATATTAGCGGGGGAAGGAATATAAAAAGTGAAATGAACCACCCTCCAAACAAGACGAAAGACCGGAcaggaaataaacaaatgatCAATTGTTTCTTTAGATCCACAAAACACACAATCCGTACACCCAGTCCACCGTCTTTTTGCAAGGTTATCCTTGGTTAATAGCACCTTCTTAtacaagaaccacatgaaaatctttatcTTCAGTGGTACCTTTATCCTCCAAATATATGTTTTCAGGAAAACTgtatgcccattcaagaaatcGGCATACATGGACTTTACCGGAAAAATCCCAGAAGTGTTTAAGTGCCATTTGAACTTATCCGTTTCATTACTAAGAGATACATCTATAAGTCTACGGACTAAACCAATCCAAATCTCT from Lolium rigidum isolate FL_2022 chromosome 4, APGP_CSIRO_Lrig_0.1, whole genome shotgun sequence encodes the following:
- the LOC124646551 gene encoding O-glucosyltransferase rumi-like gives rise to the protein MGGYMPEGGGGRAARAGRYPPLASLVVSTIAAFSAVIVIAVLHSAYDDALSRTRTLLGHNLEPTPWHPFPHDKGRPPPRAALRCASYLACLPPLSQPRPAAAALAPNNASTRPRRQCPSYFSAIHRDLAPWKRRADGVGGVTRALLESARARASMRVTITGGGTRLHVDLYYACVQSRALFTVWSLLQLMRRHPGRVPDVDLMFDCMDRPAINRTEHSGEGAPPPPPLFRYCTTRDHFDIPFPDWSFWGWPETHIEPWSREFKSIRQGAKKVRWPDRVPTAYWKGNPDVASPLRLALLACNDTNLWRAEIMRQNWDEEARSGYQNSKLSSQCTHRYKIYAEGFAWSVSLKYILSCGSTALLIDPLYQDFFSRGLEPRVNHLPVSTVGMCESIRDAVEWGNAHPDEAERVGRRGQRLMQDLAMDAVYDYMLHLLTEYAKLQDFRPAPPPTAQEACVGSVLCLADAHQRRFLEASAASPATAEPCSMPPDV